CTTGCCGAGCGATTTTCGGATTGCGGAGCCACGAAGATTGCTGCCGCCGAAGCGCGCGGCTTCTTGTTCGGCGCCCCCCTGGCCTACAAGATGGGAATCGGCTTCGTGCCCGTGCGCAAACCCGGAAAACTGCCCTACCAGACCGCGCAGGTGACTTACGATCTCGAATACGGCACGGACACGCTCTGCATGCATGTGGACGCCATCGAAAAGGGCGACAAGGTTCTTGTCATCGACGATCTCCTGGCTACGGGGGGCACCGTGGGCGGAATGCTTCAGTTGCTCAAAAACAACGGAGGCGACATCGTGGGCATCGGCTTCGTCATTGAGCTCGGATTTCTCGACGGAACGGCCAAGCTCCAGGGCATCCCGCACGAATACCTTCTCAAACTATAGAGATTGCGCATGGATACCATCGGCATCATCGGCGGCAGCGGCCTGGACAATCCGGACATCCTCAAGGACGCCCGCGATGTGACGGTCGGCACGCCCTACGGCCCGCTGACCTCGCCGCTCAAGGTCGGCACCATCGGCGGCTGCAAGGTCGTGCTGTTGGCCCGCCACGGCAGGGAGCATACCGACTCCCCCACGCGGGTGGCCAACAGGGCCAATGTCTGGGCTCTCAACGAGCAGGGCTGCCAGTGCATCCTGGCGACCACGGCCGTGGGATCCCTGCGCGAGGAAATCGACCGCGGCCATCTCGTGATCCTGGACCAGTTCATCGACTTCACCCGGCGGCGGGAACTGACCTTTCATGAGGTCTTCGCCCCGCACCAGCCCGTGCACACTCCCATGGCCGAGCCCTTTTCCGCGCCGTTGCGAGAGCGTCTTATCAAGGCCTGCAAAAAACAGGGCATCCCTTTCCACGAGAAGGGAACCGTGGTCACCATCGAGGGGCCGAGGTTCTCCACCCGCGCCGAGTCGAACATGTTTCGTGCCTGGGGCGCGGACGTGATCAACATGAGCACCGCGCCGGAATGCATCCTCGCCAACGAGCTGGGAATTCCGTATGCAGCGGTGGCCATGAGCACGGACTACGACTGCTGGAAGGTGGATGAGGCTCCCGTGACCTGGGATGAAATCCTGAAAACCTTCAACGAGAACGTCGGCAAGGTCACACGCGTGCTTTTGGACGCCGTGGCAGGATTGGCCGCGGGGGAATAGCCCTCCAATCCAAAAAAACGTCCTCCTGGCCCTTGACAATACGGGGGTGCTCCGCATATTAATGCCGCCTCCCTATTTCTTTGATTGAATGCCGGCCGCAGTCGGCACTACGCAGCCATAATTACGATTTCAAGGAGCGCTACCGTGGCGAGCATCAACAAGCCCAATGCCAAGAAGGCTAAGAAAGTTCAGAAAGGGTCCCTGGCCGAAGCGAAGATGACCGAGGCCGGTCTCGAGTACAAAGGCATGATCATGGAACCCGTGGTCGAAAAATGCGAAGGCTGCGACCGCATGGTCGAAGCCGAAGGCGGCAGCTACTGCCCTTCCTACGCGCAGCCCGCCAAGAAGTGGGCCTCCGGGGTCTGCAACTTCGCCACCCATGTCCGCGCCACCGTGGACAAGGAAGGCAAGGTCAAGATCAACCCTCTGAAGGCCTCCAAGCGCGCCGCCCGCGGTCGCTAGGTTGTTCTTGTCCGTTTTCTCGCGGGGGTCTTTGGACCCCCGCTTTTTTTTTGCTCTCGTCCGGCCTTTTCTTTATTGTTCGCTTTTGCAGCCCTCATGAACCGGATCGCATCAGGGAGATTTTTCATGTCCGATCGAGTTTTCAAGCATATCGACACGCTGGTTTCCGAACTGGTGGAACTCCAACGCAACCTGGTGGCCATTCCCGCCCTGGGACCGCTCAATGGCGGCCCCGGCGAGAAGGACAAGGCCGACTGGCTGAAGAAGCGGCTCGAGGAAATGGAACTCGGCCCTGTCCGGGAGATGAACGCCCCCGCCTCGGACGTGCCCTGCGGGTATCGTCCCAACCTCGCGGCCGTGCTTCCCGGCAAGGACACGACCCGGACCTTCTGGGTCATTTCCCATATCGACGTGGTGCCTCCGGGAGACGACTCGCTCTGGAACGACGATCCCTACACCCTCGTGCGTGACGGGGACACGCTGATCGGCCGGGGGGTGGAGGACAACCACCAGGGCATGGTCAGCTCCCTGCTGCTCGCGCGTGCCTTGAAGGATCTGGATTTGACGCCGCCCATGAATCTCGGCCTGCTGCTCGTGGCCGACGAGGAAACCGGAAGCCATTTCGGCCTGGAATACGTGGTTCGGGAGCATGCCGACCTCTTCGGGGAAAAGGATCTCTTTCTCGTGCCGGATTTCGGCACCCCGGATGCGGAGACCGTGGAAATCGCGGAGAAGAGCATGTGCTGGATCAAGGTCGTAGTCACCGGCAAGCAGTGCCACGCCTCCACCCCGCACGAAGGCGTCAACGCCCTGGTGGCCGCATCCGACCTGATCATGCGTGCCCGCGCGCTCTATGAAATCTTCAACGACACGAATCCGTTGTTCGATCCTTCCGGTTCCACCTTCGAACCGACGAAGAAGGAAGCCAACGTCCAGAACATCAACACCCTGCCCGGACGGGACGTCTTTCATTTCGATTGCCGGGTGCTTCCCCACTACGACCTCGAAGACGTTCTCGGCGAACTGCGGCGCATGGCCGACGAAACCGAAAAGGCCTTTGGCGTGCGCATCGAGATCGACACGGTGCAGCGGGAACAAGCCGCTCCGCAAACCCCTGAAGACAGCGAAATCGTGCACCGCGTCATGAACGCGATCCGCACGGTCTACGGCTGCAATCCCCGGCCCGTGGGCATCGGCGGCGGAACCGTGGCCGCCATTCTGCGCCGCAAGGGGCACGACGCCGTGGTCTGGTCCAAGCTGAACCACCAGGCCCACCAGCCCAACGAGCGCAGCTCCATCGCAAACACCCTGGGCGACGCCAAGGTCATGGCCGCCGTTCTGCTGGCCTAGAGCAGCGATGATCAGGAAACCTTCTCCTCCCGAGATCCTCGATCTCATCGTGGTCGGCGCGGGACATGCCGGATGCGAGGCGGCCATGGCCGCCTCGCGCCTGGGCATGGCCACCCTGCTGCTGACCATCAACGTGGACCACATCGGCCAGCTCTCCTGCAACCCGGCCATCGGCGGACTCGCCAAGGGACACATGGTCCGGGAGATCGACGCGCTGGGCGGCATGATGGGTCTGTGGGCGGACGAGGCGGGCATCCAGTTCCGCACCCTGAATACCCGCAAGGGACCGGCGGTGCGCGCCACACGCGCGCAAATCGACCGCGCCGCCTACCTCCGCGCCGTGCAGCGGGACGTTTTCAGGCAGCCGAATCTCTGGATCAGGCAGGACACGGTCCACTCCCTGCTCATGGAAAACGGCCGCGCTGCGGGGGTGCGCTCTTCGCTGGGCGAACGCCTGCTCTCCCGCGCGGTACTGCTGACCACGGGCACGTTTCTTCAGGGCCGCATCCACATCGGATTGGACAATTTTTCCGGCGGCAGGCTCGGCGAGGCCGCGTCGAACACTCTCAGCGATTCGCTTCGCGCGGTCGGCCTGGAGCTGGGACGTCTCAAGACCGGGACCACTCCCCGGCTGCTCAAGGACAGCGTGGACTTCGAACGCATGGAAGTGCAGCCTGGCGATGATCCGGCTCCGCTTTTCAGCTTCCGTTCCAAGGCGGCCGCTCTGCCCCAGGTGCC
This portion of the Paucidesulfovibrio longus DSM 6739 genome encodes:
- a CDS encoding adenine phosphoribosyltransferase — translated: MDLRSCIRDIPDYPKEGIVFFDITPLLSNPAAFRYTVDALAERFSDCGATKIAAAEARGFLFGAPLAYKMGIGFVPVRKPGKLPYQTAQVTYDLEYGTDTLCMHVDAIEKGDKVLVIDDLLATGGTVGGMLQLLKNNGGDIVGIGFVIELGFLDGTAKLQGIPHEYLLKL
- a CDS encoding M20 family metallo-hydrolase, with amino-acid sequence MSDRVFKHIDTLVSELVELQRNLVAIPALGPLNGGPGEKDKADWLKKRLEEMELGPVREMNAPASDVPCGYRPNLAAVLPGKDTTRTFWVISHIDVVPPGDDSLWNDDPYTLVRDGDTLIGRGVEDNHQGMVSSLLLARALKDLDLTPPMNLGLLLVADEETGSHFGLEYVVREHADLFGEKDLFLVPDFGTPDAETVEIAEKSMCWIKVVVTGKQCHASTPHEGVNALVAASDLIMRARALYEIFNDTNPLFDPSGSTFEPTKKEANVQNINTLPGRDVFHFDCRVLPHYDLEDVLGELRRMADETEKAFGVRIEIDTVQREQAAPQTPEDSEIVHRVMNAIRTVYGCNPRPVGIGGGTVAAILRRKGHDAVVWSKLNHQAHQPNERSSIANTLGDAKVMAAVLLA
- the mtnP gene encoding S-methyl-5'-thioadenosine phosphorylase, with the translated sequence MDTIGIIGGSGLDNPDILKDARDVTVGTPYGPLTSPLKVGTIGGCKVVLLARHGREHTDSPTRVANRANVWALNEQGCQCILATTAVGSLREEIDRGHLVILDQFIDFTRRRELTFHEVFAPHQPVHTPMAEPFSAPLRERLIKACKKQGIPFHEKGTVVTIEGPRFSTRAESNMFRAWGADVINMSTAPECILANELGIPYAAVAMSTDYDCWKVDEAPVTWDEILKTFNENVGKVTRVLLDAVAGLAAGE
- a CDS encoding PxxKW family cysteine-rich protein — translated: MNKPNAKKAKKVQKGSLAEAKMTEAGLEYKGMIMEPVVEKCEGCDRMVEAEGGSYCPSYAQPAKKWASGVCNFATHVRATVDKEGKVKINPLKASKRAARGR